The window ATTTTTTAGAGTGGGACctattttgaaatatatgttTTTGAATTACAATGGGAAGGTgggaatataaaaatattactactaACAACATGGGGTGGTAATGATTTGACTTGTGCATTATTggtgttttgatttttaaatgtaTGACAATTGACACACACATATATTGGAATTTGAATTCctctactttattttattactgACAAAAGAGGAAAGTATAATCATATTTCAATTTTTGGTCATAATGGATCAGTCTACACTTGTGTTTGGATCAATTTTTGCCTTGAGTTTACTTTgtattatagaaaaaatatggaGTAGAGGCAATAAAAAACTTCCACCAGGTCCATCACCATGGCCAATTATTGGAAATATTCACTTGTTAGGTGCAAGGCCTCGTGTATCACTTGCCTATCTTGCAAAAAAGTATGGTCCAATTATGAGTATAAAATTAGGACAAATAACAACAATagtaatttcttcatcatcCATGGCAAAACAAGTCCTCTAAACTCAAGATCAGGCTTTTTCAACAAGATTTATTCCTAGTACTCTTCAAGCACACAACCATTACAAATTTTCTGTGGCATGGCTTCGTGTTTGTCCTCAATGGCGAACGCTTCGCAGAATATTGAACAcaaatttcttttcttccaaTAAGCTTGATGCAAATCAACATCTAAGGTCTCAAAAGGTGAAACAATTGATTGCTTATTGTGAAAAATGTTGTCATCAAGGTGAAGCTTTGGATGTAGGTCATGTTGCTTTCAAAACTAATCTCAATTTGTTGTCAAACACCCTTTTTCTCTAAGGATTTGGCTGATCCTTTTTCGGATTCAAAGGTAGAATTGAAGGATATTATTTAGGGTGTCATGACTGAGGTAGGAAAGCCTAATCTAGTAgatttttttccatttgaaaGTTTGATTTTCAAGGAATCAGACGTCGCGCaactatttattttgataagttaATTGAACTTTTTGATGAGTTGATCAATGAACAATCAGAGGAAAAGACTCTgtatattatattatcagaAAATATAAATGGCAAGACACCAATTTGTCACGAAATGGCACGAGGAACAAAATGTTGTTTATTTCGAAATTTGTGTGAGAAGTTGAGGGTGATTGGgtaatttcaataatttcttGTACCCAAATTACCCTCAAAAGTAAAACTACTATTCTTAAAAACCACTTTTCAGTTCACACTTTCCAAGAGGTGGCTGACCATCGGCTCTACTTATATTGTGCCACGTGGAAAATATTGGGTACCATTTCAGAAAATGATTTTCTCGCTCTTCTTAAAcgttttttttcctctttcctACTTTTTTcctacttctttttctttgacttttcttttcaaattaatGTTTCAAATTTCTCTACTTCCATACttgtataattttattcatggaaaatataaaaatatgaaatccaaaaagaaaatattcattcaatttctaacattttaaattaattatttatattactaaaaatagttagataaaattatttgttaatttacaaaatataattaattacaattttttttattataacatttttcttctttttgtaagtgtaaataaaatttataaattttaaaaattaaatgtaaATTAGTAAagcatcattttatttataatttcttacgaaatttgtaaaaaaaaaaaatagcataaatTTTGATactaatttcaaaaagaaaatataacgGAAAGAGCATCaatgtttttgataaataattacataagtttttatactaatttcatgaaattaaaaaaacggaaagcatccataaatacctatataaatacatattctTTCCGTCAATTTATACGATATTTTATTCTTGATATTCAAGCTAGGTGAAATTTTTCATCACTttaaccttttttatttttcttgctaTTTAATTTTTGTGGACTTCTCAAAAATATACGATACTATAAAAATTTTATAAGGTACATCTATATAGGATCCttcaaaaaaaacaaattacacATTATCTAAGAATttaatcattttaaagaaatatgataaattatttccaataattttattatttaacgACGATATATTAAGATGTCTTGTTAAtatttgatttaaataaaaataatcaataaaattacGAGTCATATCAACAAGAAAAAGCACTATCaacattatcaaaataaaactataaattaaaCTACGAAGTAAATGcaataaaatttgattattataaaGAGAAACACATGAATACTAACAaagagaacaattttttttttcagttttgaaGAGGGTTATACGTAAAATCATTACGGaccatttattaataaaataatagaatataaaaatttatcctAAAAAATCAATGTCTATTAGtacttaaataatttttaattttatattactttGTGGTAAATATGATTGTAAAAGTTTATATTTGAATTGTTtcacaaaaattgaagatttttcacTATTATAAGTCGAATCattatgatgaaataaatgTAATAGATATAGTATTATATGAGTTATGCTCTCTCACAAATACAAGTCAGTTGAATGCGATTATATAAGCATGATCAATAATCGGATAATACAATTAGTTATGGTACATGTCAATTTTTGATCAATTTATCTTCGTGTATTATGGGTTATTAGActatatttattgataatatcacattttaaattttctagTGATATCCATTAAACAACTGATATGAAAGAGAGtaaataaatttcctttcgtAATTATGAACGAATGATATTGCAACGCGAATGGTTAAAGCTTAAACGAATAGTCTATAGGTCACGAGTTCGAATCTAGGTTATGTTCCAATTTTAggtcttttaaaataattagactATTTGAAACTTTtatgatttaaataattttaaaattcattttttttggtaaataagaTTGTAAAAGTTTATATTTGGATTGTTtcacaaaaattgaagatttttcattattataaGTCGAAttattatgatgaaaataaatgTAATGGATATAGTATTACATGAGTTATGCTATCTCACAAATACAAGTTAATTGAATGCGATTATATATGCATGATCAAGTTTTAATTGGGTAATACAATTAGTTATGGTACATGTCAACCTTTGATCAAATTATCTTCACATTTAATAGTTATTAGACTATATTTATTGACAATATCTCATTTTAAATTTACTAGTGATATTCAATAAACAACTACTATGAAAGAGAGTATATACATTTCCTTTCgtaattatgaatgaatgttatTGCAGCGCAAATAGTTAAAACTTAAACGAATAGTCTATATGTCATCTAAGTTTAGGTCTCCAAAAATCATGAAGATTTTTTTATAGGTCAcgagatttttttaattttttttgtcaagcCTATCGTATGCACCATCAAAATCTTCATGATTTTGGGACAACAAACTATCATCCTCATCTAAACCCCAAACATTATTCAATACTTTGTTTAATTGACTATTTGGATCCATCttgttaaaattatataaatctaacaacaaaataaaataaaactaatgagtgaagtaaaggaaaaaaaaatgagtaaagtaagagagagagaaaataagaaagaaaaagtcaAAGAGTGGTTTTCTATTTTGGAGGGAAAACCACAAATGGTTTTGTCACCTAAGGGCTATTTGGTCATTTCGCCGTGTCTTGCCAATTCATGCCAAAAAAGTGTCTTGTCATTTAGCACTACTCTTATATTATATGCACCATTTAATTTCTGTAAAATGTCAAAATGAGGGGTTGGGATGTCAAAATCACATTCAACTCTACCTTTGAATCCAAAAAAGGGGTCATAAACAGTTATATCTACctttaattgaaataaaaaaatcataaactgTTCTATCAATATTGTAATCAGAGCTGACAAAATTAattcatgaaaatataaatcattcataaacatcTTCTTGTAATTACCGCTCAATTCCTTTAAACTATCTTGTATATCGATACTCAACATACTCAGATGTTACAATCAAGTTATTGTTTTGAAAGCAAATTTGACCAACAAAGTGAAGATTTCCCATAATTGGCCACGGTGGAAGTTTTTGGCTTCCTCTTCTGCATAGTTTTGCTATagtaatataaagaaaatcaaagcAAAAATTGATACAAATACATTTTCTCAGTTATAATACAAGTCATATGTCATGtacattttagttttaataataaaacaaatagcCATGTGCCTATATAAGATGTGTCTGTGGACACAATGAATTTTTGCTATATATAATGCCAAACTTTTTAGATTTTTGCTATACAATGCCAAACTTTTTAGATTTTAATCTAATCTTGGCTAAATATAtggcaataattatttatagATATCCATAGCCCTATCGTTGaagagaaaaaacataaaatagtCTATTTTAAAAGCAGAAAAAATAGTTCATTAATTATGTCCAACTGAATATTAGCAAAAAGTTCTATTTTAGGGTAATCTTTAAATTTCGTctttcaccatttttttaatatttgctaatttttcccttaataataataataataataataataataataataataataataatagtagaaTACATCTATAATTAcacattaattattaaaatgaaatattacTCCGTATGTCTTCTTCTACTCTTTGATATGACGAGGTCCAGGGTGGCTCTACTAGCCTAATAAAATGACAGCAGCCTTGGGCCACCTAATTTGAGggacctcttcttcttcttttttaagtaatactccctccgttccattttatatggcaacatttcctttttggtcagtcccaaaaagaatgtcacatttccatATATGGCAAATATTTAAAcatacaattcctcttttacccttattggtcccacttaattttaaaaataatactctttttttttttttataaaaggtCATCTATTAATTAATTGAACCTGCAATTTCTCTTTCCTATAAAAACAATGTTGCAGCTTTTTGTTGTTTATGACTAGATACCATTCTTTActccattttttttcctaaGCATTTTGTACTCTTTCcaatttgtaaattttttttgtccacTCGTTCTTTCTAATGTTTCAccaagaaaaaaagatttgCATTTTTACATTACATTGCTTTCTTATTTTATCACTAAAATTTTGGGGCTTTCACTTAGTAAGGTAATGATTTTAATGCAAAGTATTCTAACATGAATTTGATGATTATCTTAAATTACAATCTATTTAAGGAAAATcaaaaacttcaaattcaaactagatagtgaacaattcaataataatcaTTTCGTAACATTGCTCTCAACTtacaattttaattcaatatcaatgaaatttgtttttaagATTAAATTAGCAAAAAGGCACCCAAAAAAAGGTGACAATGCTACAAATAATTCATGCTACTTTGGATCCATCGTAATTTTTGTTATACTTTCATAACTAATATCCATAAGTACAAAAATTACATATGGTCACCATGATTGTAAACAATAGTAATGCTCCTAATATACTTGACAAAATATCATTTCAACTTTCACATATTAAAGGAGTGCAAAAATTACATGGATCACCTTGGATGTACACAATACTAGTACTTTCTCTACTTATAAAACATCATTTCAGTTTTCATTTGTTAAAATTTTCTATGTTCTTGCAAAATTATCAAAAGTggatttcaaaaaagaaaattttgccATACTAGTAATCCCTATCATTGTTGAAGTAGAGTTGAAACATGATTGACAATACCAATATCACAACAAAGTTGAAGTGGAAGATTGTCTTCTCTTTCTAATCTGTTTTTGTTCAAATGAGGCACTTTGTAGTTGTTGCCTCCATTATCTTTCATCACCTCAATCATACAAGATTGTAAAGTAAGAAATACATGGTTGAGTTGTTCAACCTTCATTTCATCAAAAGATCTTTCCACCGCTTCCACTAATTCATCAACATTTGAAGGAGCCTTTTGATATTGAAGAGATTGGATTGCTCTAAAAAATCCAAGGTCCAACGCATTTAAATCAGGGCTGTTAGGTGGTTGAAAACATAGTTTAATGTCGAATCCATCTTTTTGGGCAGCTTCAACAAATTCCAAATCATTGACACCAATATGTGGTCTTGCATTATCTTGTTGTATACAGATAGGAATGTTTGAATCCGAAGCTGGCCATTTTGATCTAATGGCAGGAAGAACTTTCTCAATCAAACAAGCCCTAGTGATATCTTTAGTTACTGATAGAATAGGTTTTGTTTCAAGAGTTCCTGCTGTTCGATTTTTGCTATTCCGCTTAGCTGGTTCCTTAACTACAAATGGAAAAATACCTATTTTTCCAGAAAATAGCTCAATTCCATTTTCATCAAATCGAGGACGAGCAACAACAGCCATAAACATAACTTTTGGAATAAAGTTTTTACTTTTGCAAGAGCGATATGGATCAGGCTCATGTTCTTCAGGAAGTAGGTAGTACCTTTCACTctttttagataaaaaaaaccATTTCTCGTCAATGTGAACATAATTAAACATATTCACAAATTTCGGATTTGTCTGAATTGTGCTCTGATCAAGCATTGAAAAGCAAAATTCAAGTCGTACCTTCTTATTTTGTTCGGTTAGTTGAGGCTTAATGGAATTGGTATGTGTCCGAATAGTGCCATCTTTTATCCGCCGAAAGACAGTTGATTTTGCCATGTTCATCGCAAAAGCCAGAGATCGAATATTTGTTCGACGACAAAGTGGAATTTCTTTAACTTGATTAATGTCAACTTCCACCCGTTTTCTTCCAACTCTGCCTACAAGTTTCGAAGACACATCCAACGGTGTACCATTATCAACAGATGATTTACATTGCTTCCAAATGCGTGAAATAGTTCTTCTTGATTTGTTGAACAAAATACTAGCTTGTTTTAAAGATCCATATTTGAGTTTTCCTTCCTTGCTTTCTTTCAAAAGCCAATCTGCAATGGCTTGAcgttcttcaaattttaatcGCTTGTTTTTAGTGGTTGGATCTTCCGGAAATACAACTATACTCATTTCTGGAGTATAAGCAAGAAACGAAAAAAAAGGAGATGAAAGAAAACAATACAATAGTCCTGCAAGAGAAATTTTTCAAAGGTAACAGAGGGAAAAAATgacatgaaaatataaaaaacatcTCTCTTAATAGCATTTGctgaaaaaattcaaacaaaattatGATTTCGCGCCAtaaatttaatgtgattttGGCGCCacaaatctaaaaataattgGAATCAAgaagaggatttttttttaaaaagaaaaacatgattTGCAAAAATGGGACGATCTTCTTCATAAGAGAAAGAGAGAGTGGTTTCTAAACTACttagaaagagaaaagagaaaagagaaaatgagtaatttttgGGAACATAAATCTGAAAAAGTCACTGtacttttatcttttttgaCTTTAGCCTTCACCAATATATAGGAGAGAGAAAATGAatgtacttttaaaaaaaaattggactgcgtatattttgtttttaaattttaatattattattttttaaagggtaatttggtaaacatttaaAGTCTTTAtctatttcttaaactccgtgcccggtcaaatgttgccacataaaatggaacggagggagtaatagattaattataaatatatactccctccgtttcaaaaagattgatctggtttgacttggcaaaaaatttaagaaattaaagaagacttttgaatctagtgatcctaaattaaagttatgtcaaatgtacaaaattgcccttaatctcgtagtcttaaacatgtcacgtggaaagcaaaaagtaaaatgttaccaaaaaaggaaataagtcatttttttgaaactgactaaaaaggaaaagaggtcattctttgtgaaactgagggagtattttttttaaaaattgaatattatttagaaaatataaaattttcataaaagagaaaaagttcattagaaattttgataaatctaaaatattgcatatcaaaaaatattaaacgaATTAATTATAAAcgaatttatttaaaaaataattaaaatttatgaacttTGTTCGAATTTGGCGAAAGGCTACTAATATAGCCGCCTCAGGTCAATCAATTCAAAGTCAATCAGTTGTACTGTCTGTGATAGAGTGATGGATTTTTCTACCCTTCTATTTCGTCTCTatcctacttttttttaattggacctatttttgatataataaagTACGTACTAATAAATAATCCAtctgagaatttttttttaaaaaaagagtattAATTATTCCTTCAATCCCATTGTTcattaaaaccaaaaaaataaaacataggaGTATGATTTATCAAGTTTCCCTATTAAAGAATCACTATCATTAATCATTTCCCTAAATGTTCGTGGAGCAACTTTAATagaaattgtttgatttttagtaGCAAAAAATTGAAAGAGAGAAATCTTTTCAATCAAGATTTTCttaaaagtaatatttatttaataatacgCCTGTTTGAAAGGAGACGGATTTAGTTATTACTATTAGTGGTGGTTCTTGACTTGTCCattattgattttatatatgatatttaCTGACACACATGCATCTTGTATCATTTATTGTCATAGGagtatcttgttagctttcaaaGTTGAAGCATATGGATTACTATACACTTGTGTTTGGATCAATTTTAGTATTTGCTATCCTTTGTAATATCATAGAAAAAATATGTAGCAAAGGAAGCAAAAAACTTCCACCAGGGCCATCACCATGGCCAATTATTGGAAATCTTCACTTGTTAGGTGCAAAACCTCATATATCACTAGCCAATCTTGCAAAAAAATATGGTCCAATTATGAGTTTAAAGTTAGGACAAATAACAACAGTGGTCATTTCTTCATCAACCATTGCAAAACAAGTCcttaaaactcaagatcaagcCTTTTCATCTAGATTTGTTCCTAATGCTCTTCAAGCACACAACCATTACAAATTTTCTGTGGCATGGCTTCCTGTTTGTCCTCAATGGCGAACGCTTCGAAGAATATTGAACACTAACCTCCTCTCTTCCAATAGGCTTGATGCAAATCAACATCTAAGATCTCAAAAGGTGAAAGAATTGATTGCTTATTGTGACAAATGTAGTCAACAAGGTGAAGCTTTGGATATAGGTCAAGTTGCTTTCAAGACTAATCTCAACTTGTTGTCAAACACACTTTTCTCCAAGGATTTGGCTGACCCTTTTTCAGATTCAAAGGTAGAGTTGAAGGAAGTTATATGGGGTGTCATGGCTGAGGTAGGGAAGCCTAATCTAGTAGATTTTTTTCCCATACTTGAAAAGATTGATCTTCAAGGAATAAGACGTCGCGCAATCATTCATTTTGGTAAGTTGTGTAAACTTTTTGATGGTTTGATCAATGAGCGATTGGAGGAAAAGAGAAGATCAGGATTCATGGAAAGGAGTGATGTTCTGGAAATGTTTCTcaatattattgaaaaaaatcttgaagaaatTGATCATAATCACATCATGTCCATGTTCCTGGTTCGTATTCTCTTACCATCATTTATCATGAGCTTATGTTAgtttctattaattattattctaattaatgaattttcttttaattgctGCAATATATGGTTATATATTTTGATGTACAAATGTTATAGGACTTATTTGGTGCGGGTACTGATACAACTACAAGCACATTGGAATGGGCAATGACAGAATTGCTTAAACAACCTGAGATAATAAAAAAAGCTCAAGTTGAACTCACAGAAACCATTGGAAAAggaaaatcaatagaagaagctGATGTTTCTCGACTCCCTTACTTGCAATGCATTATCAAAGAAACATTAAGAATGCACCCACCAGTTCCGCTCTTAGTTCCACGCAAAGTGGAGCAAGATGTTGAATTGTGTGACTACATCATTCCCAAGGGCTCACAGGTATGTATGCCAAATTAAAGTTATTTGACGAATATAATATGAATAGTACTCCAAAAAGAGACCcaaaagaaaatttatcaaaataatttcaacttttgtttggtatttctttttcaaaaataaagaaattaaaacttgGTTAAAAGTTGGACGGATTAGGTTTGACCTATTGTTTAGTACTCAATCTTAGCTCTGATATTTTTGGGCGAGTTAATGACCTTTCTATTTATTGATTAGCTCTTTTGATCAATCCAAACATAAACTAACTCATTTAATTTGATGCCTTTACTCACAGGTACTAGTTAATGTGTGGACGATTGGTCGAGATTTTACTTTTTGGAAGGACCCTTTAGTGTTTAAACCCGAGAGATTTTTGAGTTTGGATTTGGACACGAGAGGACaagattttgagttgattcCATTTGGTGCGGGGCGAAGACTATGCCCTGGCTTGCCACTAGCATTGAGGATGATTCCAGTAATGTTGGGCTCACTCTTGAATTCATTCAATTGGAAACTTGAAGCAGGCATTGAGCCAGAAGAATTAGACATGGAGGAGAAGTTTGGTATCACCTTAGCCAAAGCTCGTCCTTTGCGAGCTATCCCCTCTCCTCTTTGATGTTGCATTGCCTAGTCGATAAATACttatttgtatttgatatttACAATGAACCAAGTATTTAAGTCTTAATAATCTTATCACTTCATCGTGACTTAACCATGATTAAGTGATATGTATAATACCTatgtaacatatatatatatatatatatatatgtatattgattatatgatttttctcatgaatgttattttctttagaCAAATAGACAAAAAgagaataaatataaaatattatgaagaTCAAAAAAGGAGATTCATGTTGTGCAATAGTAgtactaggggtgtacatatccgggttggttcgggtttttcaaatatcaaatcaaattatttgtgtcagatttttaaatctataaaccaaaccaataaaactcagGTTTTTCAACCTTgggttttttcgggtttttccggtgaagtattcatacaaacatataatttacttgtacttcaaatatttctttagtcctaccaaaatacaactatctaaggtgtttcttaagaaaataacacaatatatgatatgattaatgacactaaaatatccaacaaaaaataataataatgaaatcgagtaaaacaaatattgcaaatcaaCAAGTCATaaggaaaatgatcataatttaaaagtactaaatcatactaaaacaagtttaataagtattagttacttTACTAAAtgttaaaggaaattaaaattagattatgtatttgaattgtctaaatcaatgtaaaaccaaagaacaaatattcaatatttttgtcATGCTTAGTGTtgtattgattttctttttgcattagtattaatttgattttgatttaacctttataattaccaacatttgtggactataatctttattgagccatttagaattctaagtttcaaacttgaaat is drawn from Solanum stenotomum isolate F172 unplaced genomic scaffold, ASM1918654v1 scaffold6733, whole genome shotgun sequence and contains these coding sequences:
- the LOC125852932 gene encoding uncharacterized protein LOC125852932 codes for the protein MSIVVFPEDPTTKNKRLKFEERQAIADWLLKESKEGKLKYGSLKQASILFNKSRRTISRIWKQCKSSVDNGTPLDVSSKLVGRVGRKRVEVDINQVKEIPLCRRTNIRSLAFAMNMAKSTVFRRIKDGTIRTHTNSIKPQLTEQNKKVRLEFCFSMLDQSTIQTNPKFVNMFNYVHIDEKWFFLSKKSERYYLLPEEHEPDPYRSCKSKNFIPKVMFMAVVARPRFDENGIELFSGKIGIFPFVVKEPAKRNSKNRTAGTLETKPILSVTKDITRACLIEKVLPAIRSKWPASDSNIPICIQQDNARPHIGVNDLEFVEAAQKDGFDIKLCFQPPNSPDLNALDLGFFRAIQSLQYQKAPSNVDELVEAVERSFDEMKVEQLNHVFLTLQSCMIEVMKDNGGNNYKVPHLNKNRLEREDNLPLQLCCDIGIVNHVSTLLQQ
- the LOC125852913 gene encoding geraniol 8-hydroxylase-like isoform X1 → MDYYTLVFGSILVFAILCNIIEKICSKGSKKLPPGPSPWPIIGNLHLLGAKPHISLANLAKKYGPIMSLKLGQITTVVISSSTIAKQVLKTQDQAFSSRFVPNALQAHNHYKFSVAWLPVCPQWRTLRRILNTNLLSSNRLDANQHLRSQKVKELIAYCDKCSQQGEALDIGQVAFKTNLNLLSNTLFSKDLADPFSDSKVELKEVIWGVMAEVGKPNLVDFFPILEKIDLQGIRRRAIIHFGKLCKLFDGLINERLEEKRRSGFMERSDVLEMFLNIIEKNLEEIDHNHIMSMFLDLFGAGTDTTTSTLEWAMTELLKQPEIIKKAQVELTETIGKGKSIEEADVSRLPYLQCIIKETLRMHPPVPLLVPRKVEQDVELCDYIIPKGSQVLVNVWTIGRDFTFWKDPLVFKPERFLSLDLDTRGQDFELIPFGAGRRLCPGLPLALRMIPVMLGSLLNSFNWKLEAGIEPEELDMEEKFGITLAKARPLRAIPSPL
- the LOC125852913 gene encoding geraniol 8-hydroxylase-like isoform X2, whose protein sequence is MDYYTLVFGSILVFAILCNIIEKICSKGSKKLPPGPSPWPIIGNLHLLGAKPHISLANLAKKYGPIMSLKLGQITTVVISSSTIAKQVLKTQDQAFSSRFVPNALQAHNHYKFSVAWLPVCPQWRTLRRILNTNLLSSNRLDANQHLRSQKVKELIAYCDKCSQQGEALDIGQVAFKTNLNLLSNTLFSKDLADPFSDSKVELKEVIWGVMAEVGKPNLVDFFPILEKIDLQGIRRRAIIHFGKLCKLFDGLINERLEEKRRSGFMERSDVLEMFLNIIEKNLEEIDHNHIMSMFLDLFGAGTDTTTSTLEWAMTELLKQPEIIKKAQVELTETIGKGKSIEEADVSRLPYLQCIIKETLRMHPPVPLLVPRKVEQDVELCDYIIPKGSQVLVNVWTIGRDFTFWKDPLVFKPERFLSLDLDTRGQDFELIPFGAGRRICPGLPLASRMIPVMLGSLLNSFNWKLEADIEPQELDMEEKFGITLAKARPLRAIPSPL